A region of the Candidatus Desulfatibia profunda genome:
CAGGACAAACTCGCCTTTATCGTATTCCAGGGCCATGGCCGTGGTCATTGTGCGGGTAAAACCCTTGGCATTGCCGCCAAGCATCATGCTGATGCCGACCTC
Encoded here:
- a CDS encoding ABC transporter permease, coding for EVGISMMLGGNAKGFTRTMTTAMALEYDKGEFVLGVALGIVLLMISFSVNIFFNRLQGRDRV